One genomic segment of Paenibacillus durus includes these proteins:
- a CDS encoding pirin family protein → MIKVYTAESAHRFDHGWLEGSHIFSFGEYYDPDNTVFGPMRVCNDDIIAPGRGFGAHPHSDMEIVSIILSGRLRHEDNLGNVAESSFGGIQRMSAGTGVIHTEHNPSKDEPVRLLQLWFMPAVRGLQPSYKAGKYLPEKLEGALLPVVSAEGSDEIVDIGQDMTIYLGRLRGGQDLRFEQKPGRRIFIYIIEGNVAVGGNKLSSGDSARIEEESAVQLAASEPAFVLLIDLP, encoded by the coding sequence ATGATAAAGGTGTATACGGCTGAATCGGCCCACCGCTTTGACCACGGATGGCTGGAGGGAAGCCATATTTTTTCGTTCGGCGAATACTATGATCCGGACAATACCGTTTTTGGTCCCATGCGTGTATGCAACGACGACATCATCGCGCCGGGAAGAGGCTTTGGAGCCCATCCGCACAGCGATATGGAGATCGTCTCGATCATCCTCTCCGGCAGGCTTCGTCATGAAGATAATCTGGGGAATGTCGCGGAAAGCTCTTTTGGCGGCATTCAGCGGATGTCAGCCGGTACCGGAGTCATCCATACCGAGCATAATCCATCAAAGGATGAGCCCGTGCGGCTGCTTCAGCTCTGGTTCATGCCTGCGGTTCGCGGCTTACAGCCTTCGTATAAGGCGGGAAAATACTTGCCGGAGAAGCTTGAAGGAGCCTTGCTGCCGGTAGTGTCCGCCGAGGGGTCTGACGAGATCGTTGATATCGGGCAGGATATGACGATTTATCTGGGGCGGCTGCGCGGCGGGCAGGATCTTCGGTTCGAGCAGAAGCCGGGGCGCCGTATTTTTATATATATTATTGAAGGAAATGTTGCGGTCGGCGGCAATAAGCTAAGTTCAGGTGATTCGGCGCGGATTGAAGAAGAGAGCGCGGTTCAGCTTGCGGCGTCCGAACCCGCCTTTGTGCTGCTGATCGATCTGCCATAA
- a CDS encoding RrF2 family transcriptional regulator, which translates to MAKRNIGTLQYKSFGLALQALVVIAKDGGTCPSCEIAKLMSSEPTLLRRILAKLAKESILVTREGRDGGYMLNKAPDQLTLAEVYRALEVGEARHQAVSGTMCVNDFGTQMKTAFCGILEEVDHSVTEVLKKYTVADVVRKAGY; encoded by the coding sequence ATGGCTAAACGCAATATAGGCACCCTGCAGTACAAATCGTTCGGCCTGGCCCTTCAGGCTCTGGTGGTCATTGCCAAGGATGGGGGGACCTGTCCAAGCTGCGAGATTGCCAAGCTGATGTCATCTGAGCCGACGCTGCTGCGCCGCATTCTCGCCAAGCTGGCGAAGGAGTCCATCCTGGTCACCCGCGAAGGGCGGGACGGCGGGTATATGCTGAACAAGGCGCCCGATCAGCTGACGCTGGCCGAGGTGTACCGTGCGCTGGAGGTAGGGGAAGCCCGGCATCAAGCGGTCAGCGGCACGATGTGCGTGAATGATTTCGGCACGCAGATGAAGACGGCATTCTGCGGCATTCTGGAAGAGGTCGACCACAGTGTCACCGAGGTGCTGAAGAAATATACGGTTGCGGACGTCGTTCGAAAAGCGGGATATTGA
- a CDS encoding manganese-dependent inorganic pyrophosphatase, whose amino-acid sequence MEKTLIFGHKNPDTDTICSAIAYAALKKELGWDVEAVRLGEVGSETQYALDHFGVEVPRLVENVAGEAKQVILVDHNERQQSASDIDQVRVVEVIDHHRIANFETAHPLYYRAEPVGCTATILKKLYKENGVEISKPVAGLMLSAIVSDSLLFKSPTCTDEDVAAAKELAEIAGVDTDSYGLSMLKAGADLSDKSIDTLLNLDAKEFSMGGKKVIIAQVNAVDTNDVLSRQAELETALQSIVDEKGLDLFLFVVTDILNSDSVGVALGSAAGAVEQAYNVKLDDNKALLKGVVSRKSQIVPVLTETMAKL is encoded by the coding sequence CTTTGGGCACAAAAACCCCGACACCGATACGATTTGTTCCGCCATCGCCTACGCCGCGCTCAAAAAAGAGCTGGGCTGGGACGTTGAAGCTGTCCGCCTTGGCGAAGTCGGCTCCGAAACGCAATATGCGCTGGACCACTTCGGTGTGGAAGTTCCGCGTCTTGTGGAAAATGTGGCTGGCGAAGCGAAGCAGGTTATTCTCGTCGACCACAACGAGCGCCAGCAAAGCGCCAGCGATATCGATCAGGTGCGTGTTGTTGAAGTTATCGACCATCACCGGATCGCCAACTTTGAAACAGCACATCCGCTGTATTACCGCGCCGAGCCGGTAGGCTGTACCGCAACGATCTTGAAGAAGCTGTACAAGGAGAACGGAGTGGAGATTTCGAAGCCGGTTGCGGGACTTATGCTGTCCGCTATCGTGTCCGACTCCCTGCTGTTTAAGTCCCCGACCTGCACGGACGAGGACGTGGCCGCAGCCAAAGAGCTGGCGGAAATCGCCGGTGTGGACACAGACAGCTACGGCCTGAGCATGCTGAAAGCCGGAGCTGACCTCAGCGACAAGAGCATCGATACGCTGCTTAATCTGGATGCGAAGGAATTCAGCATGGGCGGCAAGAAAGTGATTATCGCCCAGGTCAACGCGGTGGATACGAATGATGTGCTGTCCCGCCAAGCCGAGCTTGAGACTGCCCTGCAAAGCATTGTTGACGAGAAAGGGCTCGATCTGTTCCTGTTCGTCGTAACGGACATCCTGAACAGCGATTCCGTCGGCGTCGCTCTGGGCAGCGCGGCAGGAGCCGTGGAGCAGGCATATAATGTGAAGCTGGACGACAACAAGGCTCTGCTCAAAGGCGTTGTTTCCCGTAAGTCGCAGATCGTGCCGGTGCTTACCGAGACGATGGCCAAGCTGTAA
- a CDS encoding nitroreductase family protein produces METQVNINPAFSQVLRERHSVRKYDSSRKMSNEEINDLLNDAILAPSSSNLQPWRFIVITDQALKEQLLPIAFNQQQVVESSAIIAVLGDLEAYRNVNKIWDSAVEAGLATPEVRDMMVENSRNTYSNFSREKQKEIALVDGGLVSMQLMLAAKAKGYDTVAMGGYDAEKFREMFQIPPRYATVMLIAVGHAAVPGRQTSRLPLEDIASYNGFKGQD; encoded by the coding sequence ATGGAGACACAAGTTAATATTAATCCGGCTTTCAGCCAAGTCTTGCGCGAACGCCATTCGGTGAGAAAGTATGATTCTTCCCGGAAAATGTCCAACGAAGAAATCAATGACCTGTTAAATGATGCGATTCTGGCGCCTTCTTCTTCCAATCTTCAGCCCTGGCGTTTTATCGTCATTACGGATCAGGCGCTTAAGGAACAGCTGCTGCCAATTGCGTTCAACCAGCAGCAGGTTGTGGAATCGTCCGCAATTATTGCTGTCCTTGGCGATCTGGAGGCCTACCGCAACGTAAACAAGATTTGGGACTCGGCGGTAGAAGCGGGTCTTGCGACGCCGGAAGTGCGGGATATGATGGTGGAGAACAGCCGCAACACTTACTCCAACTTTAGCCGGGAGAAGCAGAAGGAAATCGCGCTGGTGGACGGCGGTCTCGTGTCCATGCAGCTGATGCTCGCCGCCAAGGCGAAAGGCTATGACACGGTGGCGATGGGCGGTTATGATGCCGAGAAATTCCGTGAGATGTTCCAGATTCCGCCGCGTTATGCGACTGTTATGCTGATTGCCGTAGGCCATGCCGCAGTCCCGGGCCGCCAGACCTCGCGCCTGCCGCTGGAAGATATCGCTTCTTACAACGGCTTCAAGGGCCAAGATTAA